DNA sequence from the Streptomyces sp. HUAS 15-9 genome:
TTGTTGACGACGACGTCCAGCCGCCCGAGGTCCCGTACGGCGGTGTCGAACAGGGCCCGCACCTGGGACTCGTCGGTGACGTCACAGGGGACCGCGGTCACGGCTCCCGGGTGCTCACGGCAAAGTTCCGCCTCGTACTCCTTCAGCCGTCGCGCGTGCGCGTCGCTGATCAGCACGCGCGCGCCCTCCTCCAGGAAGCGGCGGGCGGTCGCCCCGCCGATCCCCGCTCCGGCCGCCGCGGTGATGACGGCGGTGCGGCCCTTCAGCAGTCCGTGCCCGGGCACGTACGCCGGACTCTCGACGCCTGTCATAGGGCCACGCTAACCTACCAAACACTTGTTAGGGAAGGTTGAGGGAAGGAGGACCGCCGTGGACCTCACCCACGCTCCGGCCGACGAGGAGTTCCGCGCCGAGGCCCGCGCCTGGCTCGACGGGCACGTGCCCGGCACTCCTCTGCCCTCCCTGGAGACCGAGGAGGGCTTCGCGGCGCACCGCGTCTGGGAGGCCGAACTGGCCGCGGACCGCTGGTCGGTGGTGTCCTGGCCCGAGGAGCACGGCGGCCGGGGCGCGGGGCTGATCCGGTGGCTGGTCTTCGAGGAGGAGTACTGGGCGGCGGGCGCGCCGGGCCGGGTGAGCCAGAACGGCATCAGCCTGCTCGCACCCACCCTCTTCGACCACGGCACGGCGGAGCAACGCGCGCGCGTGCTGCCCCGGATGGCATCCGGCGAGGTGGTCTGGGCGCAGGCCTGGTCCGAGCCGGAGGCGGGCTCCGACCTGGCCTCCCTCACCTCCCGGGCCGTGCGCACGGACGGCGGCTGGCTGCTGAGCGGACAGAAGACCTGGTCGTCACGGGCCGCCTTCGCCGACCGCGCCTTCGGCCTGTTCCGCAGCGACCCGGACACCCCGAAGCCCCACCAGGGCCTCACCTACCTCATGTTCGACCTGCGGGCCCCGGGCGTCACGGTCCGCCCGATCGGCCGCCTCGATGGGAAGCCCGCGTTCGCCGAGCTGTTCCTGGACGAGGTGTTCGTGCCGGACGAGGACGTGATCGGCGAGCCCGGCCAGGGCTGGCGGATCGCGATGTCGACGACCGGCAACGAACGCGGCCTGACCCTGCGCTCCCCCGGCCGCTTCCTGGCCGCCGCGGACCGGCTCCTCGACCTGTGGCGGGCCCAGGGCAGTCCGGAGCAGGCGCGTGCCCGGGTGGCCGACGCCCTGATCGGCGCCCGCGCCTACCAGCTGTTCACCTACGAGGCCGCCTCCCGCTTCCTGGACGGCGAGCCGCTCGGAGCCGAGTCCAGTCTGAACAAGGTGTTCTGGTCCGAGTACGACCTCGCGCTGCACGAGACGGCACTCGATCTGCTGGGCGAGGAGGGCGAGTTGGCGGACACCGCCTGGGCGGAGGGCTATGTCTTCTCCCTCGCCGGACCCATCTACGCGGGCACGAACGAGATCCAGCGCGACATCATCGCCGAGCGTCTGCTCGGCCTGCCGAAGGGACGTCGCTGATGCGCTTCCTGCCCGACACCGAACAGCGCGCCTTCGCCCGCTCCCTGCACGCGATGCTGGCCGCCGCGGACACGCCGTCGGTCGTCCGGGACTGGAGCCGCGGCGACCGTACGAGCGGCCGCGCGCTGTGGTCCCGTATCGCGGATGCGGGGGTGTTCGGGCTCGTGATTCCGGAGGCGTACGAGGGGATGGGGCCCCGGCCGGTGGAACTCGCGCTCGCCTTCGTGGAGCTGGGGCGGCACATCGTGCCCGGCCCGCTGGTCGAGACCGTCGCGGCGGCCGCGCTGCTGGCCGAGCCCGGCCCGGCCAAACGGTTCCTCCCGCCACTCGCGGCGGGCGAGACGATGGCGACGGTCGCGGCCGGCGGGTACGCGCTGGACGGGGACGCGGCGACCCTCCGTCTCGGCCTCACCCCCGACGGTCTGCGCCTGTCCCCGGGAGCCGGCCCGGTGCGCCCCTCCCTGGACCCGGCGCGCCGCCTCACCCCGCTCTTGCCGGGCGGCGAACTTCTCATCCCCGACCCGCCCGTGGACCACGCCCTCACCTGGGCCCGGCTCGCCACCGCCGCCCAGGCCCTCGGCGTCGGTCTGGCGCTGCTCGACAGGACCGTCGCGTACGTCCGCCGGCGCACCCAGTTCGGTGTCCCCGTCGGCTCGTTCCAGGCCGTGAAGCACCGGCTGGCCGACGCGAGGACCGCCCTCGAGTTCGCGCGCCCCCTGCTCTTCGGCGCCGCGCTGACGATGGACCCGGCGGACGTGGCGGCCGCCAAGCTGAAGGCGTGCGAGGCCGCCTACGCCACCGCCCGCACCGCGTTGCAGCTGCACGGCGCGATCGGGTACACGGCCGAGTACGAGCTGTCCCTGTGGCTGACCAGGGCCCGCGCGCTGCGCTCGGCCTGGGGCGGCCCGGACGAGTGCCGCGAGCGGGTCCTCAGTGGTGGTCGCCGCTGGTGAGCTCCCGGTACTCCTCGCGGGTCGGCTTCGGGATGTGGGTCTCGGACCCGAACAGTGCCCGGGCGAGCCGTGCGCGCACGCGCTGGGACACGGTCACCGGCCGCCGCACACCATTGGCGTCCTCGCGGGGCCCGATCTCGTACGGCGGGTTCTGCTCGTGCTGGGTCAGGACGAACAGCCGGTCCTGCGACAGGGGTTCATGGACCTCGACGTACTCGCCGTGCGGCAGCAGTTTGATGATGCCCGTCTCCCTGCCGTGCAGCACCTTGTCCCGGTCCCGGCGCTGCAGCCCGAGACAGATCCGCTTGGTCACCGTGAAGGCGAGGACCGGCACGACGAAGACGGAGATCCGCACGAACCAGGTGATCGAGTTGATCGACAGATGCAGATGCGTGGCCACGATGTCGTTGCCGCCACCGATCAGCAGCACCACGTACAGGCTCAGCCAGGCCACGCCGAGGCCGGTGCGCACGGGCACGTTGCGCGGCCGGTCCAGGATGTGGTGCTCGCGCCGGTCGCCGGTGACCCACGCCTCGAGGAAGGGATAGAGCCCGAGCGCCAGCAGGATCAGCGGGAACAGCGAGAACGGGATGAAGACGCCCAGTTCCAGTGTGTGGCCCCAGGCGTCGATCTCCCATCCCGGCATCACCCGGATCAGGCCCTCGGAGAAGCCGAGGTACCAGTCGGGCTGCGCGCCCGTGGTGACGAGGTCCGGCCGGTACGGCCCGAAGGCCCACACCGGGTTGATGCTGGCGATCCCGCCCATCAGCGCGAGCACACCGAAGGTGAGGAAGAAGAAGCCGCCCGCCTTGGCCATGTAGACCGGCAGGAAGGGCATGCCGACGACGCTCTTCTGGTCCCGTCCGGGCCCGGGGTACTGGGTGTGCTTGTGGAAGAAGACCAGGATCAGATGGGCCACGACCAGGCCCAGCATGATCCCGGGCAGCAGCAGGACGTGGACCGGGAAGAGCCGCGAGATGATGTCGTGGCCGGGGAACTCCCCACCGAACAGGAACATGGA
Encoded proteins:
- a CDS encoding acyl-CoA dehydrogenase family protein, encoding MDLTHAPADEEFRAEARAWLDGHVPGTPLPSLETEEGFAAHRVWEAELAADRWSVVSWPEEHGGRGAGLIRWLVFEEEYWAAGAPGRVSQNGISLLAPTLFDHGTAEQRARVLPRMASGEVVWAQAWSEPEAGSDLASLTSRAVRTDGGWLLSGQKTWSSRAAFADRAFGLFRSDPDTPKPHQGLTYLMFDLRAPGVTVRPIGRLDGKPAFAELFLDEVFVPDEDVIGEPGQGWRIAMSTTGNERGLTLRSPGRFLAAADRLLDLWRAQGSPEQARARVADALIGARAYQLFTYEAASRFLDGEPLGAESSLNKVFWSEYDLALHETALDLLGEEGELADTAWAEGYVFSLAGPIYAGTNEIQRDIIAERLLGLPKGRR
- the qcrB gene encoding cytochrome bc1 complex cytochrome b subunit, with translation MDGARSGNGDGVSARRGEPAKGERLADWADGRLGLYALAKANMRKVFPDHWSFMLGEVCLYSFLILILTGVYLTLFFEPSGAEVVYHGSYGPLNGIIMTKAYESTLHISFDVRGGLLIRQIHHWAALVFVTGMLVHMMRVFFTGAFRKPRELNWVFGWTLLMLGIITGLTGYSLPDDLLSGTGIRFADGAILSVPVVGTYLSMFLFGGEFPGHDIISRLFPVHVLLLPGIMLGLVVAHLILVFFHKHTQYPGPGRDQKSVVGMPFLPVYMAKAGGFFFLTFGVLALMGGIASINPVWAFGPYRPDLVTTGAQPDWYLGFSEGLIRVMPGWEIDAWGHTLELGVFIPFSLFPLILLALGLYPFLEAWVTGDRREHHILDRPRNVPVRTGLGVAWLSLYVVLLIGGGNDIVATHLHLSINSITWFVRISVFVVPVLAFTVTKRICLGLQRRDRDKVLHGRETGIIKLLPHGEYVEVHEPLSQDRLFVLTQHEQNPPYEIGPREDANGVRRPVTVSQRVRARLARALFGSETHIPKPTREEYRELTSGDHH
- a CDS encoding acyl-CoA dehydrogenase family protein; its protein translation is MRFLPDTEQRAFARSLHAMLAAADTPSVVRDWSRGDRTSGRALWSRIADAGVFGLVIPEAYEGMGPRPVELALAFVELGRHIVPGPLVETVAAAALLAEPGPAKRFLPPLAAGETMATVAAGGYALDGDAATLRLGLTPDGLRLSPGAGPVRPSLDPARRLTPLLPGGELLIPDPPVDHALTWARLATAAQALGVGLALLDRTVAYVRRRTQFGVPVGSFQAVKHRLADARTALEFARPLLFGAALTMDPADVAAAKLKACEAAYATARTALQLHGAIGYTAEYELSLWLTRARALRSAWGGPDECRERVLSGGRRW